The proteins below come from a single Treponema phagedenis genomic window:
- a CDS encoding adenosine deaminase, with amino-acid sequence MKDLDYYKSQPKADTHTHLNLSMRYKRYKKWSGITIPNFPRKMKGLDEMHEIIAEYTRPRCKTAQDVLDLFIMSIEDAIEDNVVVMETSVDIMFIRHYQEDLDFLLSDLTNLKKKNKKKIDLQFELGIPKTQDRNFIAKWAEPMMQSKVFSNIDLYGPEVSEGIEDFVYLFKLAEKYGLKKKAHVGEFSDAESVQYFVETFNLDEVQHGIGAANDDSVLQFLADRQIRCNVCPASNVMLGAVKSLETHPIKKMMDAGVPIGLGTDDLLFFGKTNSEQLFDMVSCGLLTESDAEKILSVR; translated from the coding sequence ATGAAAGATCTTGATTATTATAAATCTCAACCAAAGGCTGATACACACACACATCTAAACTTAAGCATGAGATATAAGCGATACAAAAAATGGTCAGGTATAACCATTCCGAATTTTCCCCGAAAAATGAAGGGACTTGATGAAATGCATGAAATTATCGCCGAATATACTCGTCCTCGTTGCAAAACAGCGCAGGATGTTCTTGATTTATTCATAATGTCAATTGAGGATGCAATTGAGGATAATGTTGTTGTCATGGAAACATCGGTTGATATTATGTTTATAAGACATTATCAGGAAGATTTAGATTTCCTCTTAAGTGATTTAACAAATTTAAAGAAAAAAAACAAGAAAAAAATTGACCTTCAATTTGAATTAGGTATTCCAAAAACACAAGATAGAAATTTTATTGCAAAATGGGCTGAACCGATGATGCAAAGCAAAGTTTTCAGCAATATTGACCTGTATGGTCCGGAAGTCTCCGAAGGCATTGAAGATTTTGTGTACCTGTTTAAGCTTGCCGAAAAATACGGGCTGAAAAAAAAGGCTCATGTAGGCGAATTTTCCGATGCAGAATCGGTGCAATACTTTGTAGAAACATTCAATCTTGATGAGGTTCAGCACGGAATAGGGGCAGCAAATGATGACTCCGTCCTTCAGTTTCTTGCTGATAGACAAATCCGCTGCAATGTTTGTCCGGCAAGCAACGTAATGCTCGGAGCGGTTAAAAGCTTGGAAACACATCCGATTAAAAAAATGATGGATGCGGGGGTTCCGATAGGTTTAGGAACAGATGACTTGCTCTTTTTTGGAAAAACAAACAGTGAGCAACTTTTTGATATGGTTTCCTGCGGACTGCTTACCGAATCGGATGCTGAAAAGATTCTTTCTGTTCGTTAA
- the prfA gene encoding peptide chain release factor 1: MKDRLENLRNQWKQVELEVQDPDLVKNVARYKDVMRQHGYLSKLMDEYDFYLQTEKQLQEAHALMQEESDHELKEMAREEMHALEKQLEQSEADLKMLLIPPDPMEEKNIIMEIRGGTGGDEAALFAADLFKMYTHYAESKNWTYEIMDANETELGGFKEIVFSISGKYVYGSLRYESGVHRVQRVPETEGSGRIHTSAVTVAVLPEAEETEIVIKPEDLRVDVMRAGGPGGQSVNTTDSAVRLTHIPTGMVVICQDEKSQIKNKAKALRVLRSRLYDLEESKKNQERAQNRKSQVGSGDRSERIRTYNFPQNRVTDHRINLTLYKLDAVLQGDLDEIIEPLCIAAREEMLNEANT; this comes from the coding sequence ATGAAAGACAGATTGGAAAATTTACGGAATCAGTGGAAACAAGTTGAGCTTGAGGTGCAAGATCCCGACTTGGTGAAAAACGTTGCACGCTATAAAGATGTGATGCGGCAACACGGATATCTTTCTAAGTTGATGGATGAGTATGATTTTTATTTGCAAACCGAAAAACAATTGCAGGAAGCACATGCGTTAATGCAGGAAGAGTCCGACCATGAATTAAAAGAAATGGCGCGGGAGGAAATGCACGCGCTTGAAAAACAGCTGGAACAAAGCGAAGCTGACTTAAAAATGTTGCTTATTCCGCCTGACCCGATGGAAGAAAAGAATATTATTATGGAAATTCGAGGCGGTACCGGCGGCGATGAAGCGGCTTTGTTTGCGGCGGATCTTTTTAAAATGTATACGCATTATGCAGAATCAAAGAATTGGACCTATGAAATTATGGACGCCAATGAAACCGAGCTGGGCGGATTTAAAGAGATTGTGTTTTCAATCTCCGGTAAATATGTTTACGGTAGCTTGCGGTATGAATCCGGAGTGCATCGAGTGCAGCGAGTGCCGGAAACCGAAGGCTCCGGGCGAATTCATACCAGTGCGGTTACGGTTGCGGTGCTGCCTGAAGCTGAAGAAACGGAAATCGTTATAAAACCGGAGGATTTGCGCGTAGATGTTATGCGCGCAGGAGGCCCCGGCGGACAAAGTGTTAATACTACCGATTCCGCTGTTCGACTTACGCATATTCCGACGGGAATGGTTGTTATTTGCCAAGACGAAAAAAGCCAAATTAAGAATAAAGCAAAAGCATTGCGGGTTTTACGCAGCCGCTTGTACGATTTGGAAGAGTCTAAAAAAAATCAGGAGCGAGCGCAAAATAGAAAATCGCAAGTAGGTTCCGGTGATCGATCGGAAAGAATCCGCACGTATAATTTTCCCCAAAACAGAGTGACCGATCATAGAATTAATTTAACGCTGTATAAGCTGGATGCTGTGCTGCAAGGCGATCTTGACGAGATTATTGAACCGCTCTGTATTGCCGCCCGTGAAGAAATGCTCAATGAGGCAAATACATAA
- the ricT gene encoding regulatory iron-sulfur-containing complex subunit RicT has product MEYIQDNIDDELKNLEDSEDIQEDDSDEPKETYVFSEPLYLLKLDYSQETFYATNPETNIGRSDFVIVPTRYGEDIARVMGSVKSPINCTPRDVVQIIRKATAHDLQRFEENKKKEEEAERVFKEKVELHQFEMKFIGCHYLLEEPKLIFFFSADTRIDFRKLVRDLVSVFRVRIELRQIGVRDESRITGGLGSCGRPFCCHAINDKFKPVSIRMAKEQGLSLNSLKISGQCGRLLCCLAYEHDWYKEAKKNLPEAGVSFYYDNAIFKIIEVNPLTEIIVLAGDDGRVLNIPAKRLEKENDKWRIKN; this is encoded by the coding sequence ATGGAGTATATTCAAGACAATATAGATGATGAACTAAAAAATTTGGAAGATTCGGAAGATATTCAAGAAGATGATTCTGATGAGCCGAAAGAAACGTATGTATTTTCGGAACCCTTATATTTATTAAAACTCGACTATTCTCAAGAAACGTTTTACGCAACGAATCCGGAAACAAATATTGGAAGATCTGATTTTGTTATTGTTCCGACTCGTTACGGTGAAGATATAGCAAGAGTTATGGGAAGCGTAAAAAGCCCGATTAATTGTACCCCGCGCGATGTTGTGCAAATAATACGAAAGGCAACAGCGCATGATTTACAACGATTTGAAGAAAATAAAAAAAAGGAAGAAGAAGCAGAGCGTGTTTTTAAAGAGAAGGTTGAACTTCATCAATTTGAGATGAAATTTATCGGCTGCCACTATCTTTTGGAAGAGCCTAAACTGATTTTCTTTTTTAGTGCAGATACCAGAATTGATTTTAGAAAACTTGTAAGAGACCTTGTCTCTGTGTTTAGAGTAAGAATCGAACTTCGGCAAATCGGCGTAAGAGACGAATCAAGAATAACCGGAGGTTTGGGCAGTTGCGGCAGACCTTTTTGCTGTCACGCAATTAACGATAAATTTAAACCGGTTTCTATACGTATGGCAAAAGAGCAGGGGCTTTCTCTGAATTCTCTTAAAATATCCGGTCAATGCGGTCGGCTGCTTTGTTGCCTTGCATATGAGCATGACTGGTATAAAGAAGCAAAAAAGAACCTGCCCGAAGCGGGCGTCTCGTTTTATTATGATAATGCCATTTTTAAAATAATAGAAGTTAATCCTCTCACAGAAATAATAGTATTAGCCGGGGATGACGGTCGCGTTTTGAATATCCCGGCAAAACGACTGGAAAAAGAAAATGATAAATGGAGAATAAAAAATTAA
- a CDS encoding YaaR family protein yields MANRIDNSNYTSSLSAHFLTADDIKQKKNENKKTETKQKLSFFHLLTDNQAKETIVNPQDVLKDKTYEEAIIFFQDQVHSAGDALKEYLTFETIAAYKKAVQSFAQFVIKNNYTAETKTIIKMNKKTGMPDTIPFTKIKVIDEKLDSFIAELLTNQADQLRILQKTEEIYGLLIDLIS; encoded by the coding sequence ATGGCAAATAGAATCGATAATTCAAATTATACATCCTCACTTTCCGCTCATTTTCTTACTGCAGACGATATAAAACAAAAAAAAAACGAAAATAAAAAAACAGAAACAAAACAAAAATTAAGCTTTTTTCATTTACTTACTGATAACCAAGCTAAAGAAACTATTGTAAACCCTCAAGATGTTTTAAAAGATAAGACATACGAAGAAGCCATTATTTTTTTTCAAGATCAGGTACACTCCGCAGGAGATGCGTTAAAAGAATACCTTACGTTTGAAACAATTGCCGCGTACAAAAAAGCAGTTCAAAGCTTTGCGCAATTCGTTATAAAAAACAATTATACGGCAGAAACAAAAACCATTATCAAAATGAATAAAAAAACAGGAATGCCTGATACTATTCCCTTTACCAAAATAAAAGTTATTGATGAAAAATTGGATTCTTTTATTGCCGAACTTTTAACTAATCAAGCGGATCAGCTCAGGATTCTTCAAAAAACTGAAGAAATTTACGGATTGCTGATTGATTTAATTTCATAA
- a CDS encoding leucine-rich repeat domain-containing protein, with amino-acid sequence MNAKTENKKQFGLRTLLLISVVLFAAGAFSGCSSVSKNPSAAPAKSVVTMKTSGNSITLTVTTMDGSPCTVLHGDAILSEVPGTGTPQTISGIDSDKEIVIKGKGIQILHCNDNKLNALELNAVPNLTELYCQDNQLTSLNVSGLDNLITLYCYGNKLPSLSVKGLNKLTTLYCYKNQMPSLDVSGLPNLTILFCGYNQLTSLNISNVPKLNTLRCYKNTLTADAFKAVFEAFPQRDESTPGKAVIYLDGDENSKVFNNPSAELKKAFNGVNAKHWTLYHNGDEDKDKLEPYSGL; translated from the coding sequence ATGAATGCCAAAACAGAAAACAAAAAACAATTTGGTTTGAGAACCTTGCTTCTCATCAGTGTTGTGCTTTTTGCAGCCGGAGCTTTTAGCGGATGCAGTTCCGTTAGCAAAAACCCGTCCGCTGCACCAGCCAAGTCTGTTGTTACCATGAAAACTTCAGGAAACAGTATTACCCTTACTGTAACAACAATGGACGGCAGCCCTTGTACGGTTTTGCACGGCGATGCAATCCTTTCCGAGGTACCGGGAACCGGAACTCCGCAAACGATAAGCGGTATAGACTCCGACAAAGAGATCGTTATTAAGGGAAAGGGTATACAAATCCTGCACTGCAATGACAACAAGCTTAACGCTTTGGAACTCAATGCTGTGCCCAATTTGACCGAACTGTATTGCCAAGACAATCAACTGACATCTTTAAATGTAAGCGGCTTGGACAATTTGATCACGCTGTATTGCTACGGCAATAAGCTCCCTTCTTTGAGTGTAAAGGGTTTGAATAAGCTGACCACACTGTACTGCTATAAAAATCAGATGCCGTCTTTAGATGTAAGCGGGCTGCCGAATCTGACCATATTGTTCTGCGGTTACAATCAACTGACATCGTTAAACATAAGTAACGTACCCAAGCTGAACACATTGCGCTGCTACAAAAATACACTGACCGCAGATGCTTTTAAGGCAGTGTTTGAAGCATTTCCGCAAAGAGATGAAAGCACTCCGGGAAAGGCGGTAATATATTTAGACGGAGATGAGAATTCCAAAGTTTTCAACAATCCTTCCGCCGAGCTGAAAAAAGCTTTTAACGGGGTAAATGCCAAACACTGGACATTGTATCATAACGGCGATGAGGACAAAGACAAATTGGAACCCTA
- a CDS encoding M23 family metallopeptidase: MARTRGYKRAENNIVRSITAFFKKIGKFIISAVLKFFNAGRKKLTIMVVPHSQKKVINFQTSLFSLIFAAFLFIGIIGSFFWFSHQAVVSSRYLASLKEETKKTQASLDLLRSETDNLLKSAKNFQSTLSSTFTTLGLNTFIQKNKTESDANDLSKLFTIQEQAQGAIRESAELQQMAAYLQDAIQPVQEMGKLLNSQTTLFSDIPSLWPIKGGIGHVSMGFGQNKHPFTGQWYVHKGIDLSTYRYGDPIIATADGQVVTVEYDSGWGNYVIVKHKHGFYTRYAHMQSYNVTRGQHVQQGQVIGYIGATGVATGPHLHYEVHIGSDVVDPRKYLNIKAGMER; the protein is encoded by the coding sequence GTGGCTCGAACTCGAGGTTATAAACGTGCCGAAAATAATATTGTTCGTTCAATAACTGCTTTTTTTAAGAAAATAGGCAAATTTATTATTTCTGCTGTACTCAAATTTTTTAATGCCGGAAGAAAGAAGCTGACTATTATGGTCGTTCCTCATTCTCAAAAGAAAGTAATAAATTTTCAGACAAGTTTATTTTCACTCATTTTTGCAGCTTTTTTATTTATCGGCATAATCGGATCTTTTTTTTGGTTTTCTCATCAAGCTGTCGTTTCATCACGGTATCTGGCGAGCCTTAAAGAAGAAACAAAAAAAACACAGGCGAGTCTCGATTTATTGCGATCTGAAACGGATAATCTCTTAAAATCCGCAAAGAATTTTCAATCAACACTTTCTTCTACTTTTACTACACTTGGATTAAACACTTTTATACAAAAAAACAAGACAGAATCAGATGCAAATGACTTGTCAAAGCTTTTCACTATACAAGAGCAAGCGCAAGGCGCAATAAGAGAGTCTGCGGAATTACAACAAATGGCTGCATATTTGCAGGATGCCATTCAGCCTGTTCAGGAAATGGGGAAACTTTTAAATTCGCAGACAACTTTGTTTTCCGATATTCCGAGCCTTTGGCCTATTAAAGGCGGCATCGGGCATGTTTCAATGGGATTTGGGCAAAATAAGCATCCTTTTACGGGGCAGTGGTATGTACATAAAGGAATTGACCTTTCGACCTACCGCTATGGAGATCCTATTATTGCAACAGCGGATGGGCAGGTTGTTACGGTAGAATATGATTCAGGCTGGGGAAATTATGTTATTGTAAAACATAAACACGGATTTTATACTCGCTATGCTCATATGCAGTCATATAACGTTACCCGCGGCCAGCATGTACAGCAGGGGCAGGTTATCGGATATATAGGGGCAACGGGAGTCGCAACCGGTCCGCACCTCCATTATGAAGTACACATAGGATCCGATGTGGTTGACCCGAGAAAATATCTGAATATAAAGGCCGGCATGGAACGTTGA
- a CDS encoding bactofilin family protein — protein MAKVEDISINTIIGPDSFIHGDVNVPGFIRVDGDIDGSISTTGRVIIGEKARIRGNIEAKSVTVGGIVQGDIIAPDNVIILSSAVIIGAVLTQKIRIDENVLFSGFCFAKQNREAFDTALKNYTNQKALQASGLAQKK, from the coding sequence ATGGCAAAAGTTGAAGATATATCGATAAACACAATCATAGGTCCTGACTCGTTTATACACGGAGATGTCAATGTTCCCGGTTTTATTCGGGTAGATGGAGATATTGACGGCAGTATTAGTACAACCGGAAGAGTAATAATCGGTGAGAAAGCACGCATTCGCGGAAATATTGAAGCAAAGTCGGTTACAGTCGGCGGAATAGTACAGGGCGATATTATCGCTCCCGACAATGTTATCATTCTTTCTTCTGCGGTTATTATCGGAGCAGTCCTTACACAAAAAATTCGTATTGATGAAAATGTTTTGTTCAGCGGATTTTGTTTTGCAAAGCAAAATCGTGAAGCTTTTGATACAGCACTAAAAAATTATACTAACCAAAAAGCCCTACAAGCGTCCGGTTTAGCGCAAAAAAAATAA